The genomic region TTGTGTTTTGCAAACTCGAGGGATGACCACATGGGTTTTACCTCGATAGAGGAAGTGAATAATGGAGATTAAGATGCAAAAGAAGATGTTAGAGATGTGTGCGATGCTTGGACAAATGTTTGGGTGGAGGAAAACAAATTCTTAGTCTACCTATGGTTACTCACCTTTTGATGTGAATGGGCTAaggatatatatattttatattaaacgaTCTAGTTGATGAGGAGAATGAACTTCCCTTTGATATCCTCTTTGATGCCTATTTGAAGGTGAAAAGGTTTGTTGGGGAGTTTATGGTGGAGGTAATATATAGACTTTTAGGTTTGCAAAAAGTGTATCTTCTCCCTTATATGGGCGTTTCCTTTGTATATGCCCATAATAATGTAGATTTTTCATTGCCCATGTCTTCTACTCAAGAAGTCATGGGACTTCAGTTTGAGTATGTTGAGGATGGTGCTATTCCTTCACCTCATATTGTTCTTGTTTTGCCCCCTAGGATTTCAAAGGAACTTTGTCAGTTGAATGTTTATGATACTTTGATCTTGCAAATTGGTGTGGATTGTGATGCAATGGATGAGAGTTTTGATGCTCTTGTGGTTGCTATTTCTACTTCAGACTATGATGTGTTGTTTGAGCTTCTTGTGGTTGCTATCTCTTCACATTTTGCTACTGTCCTTGCTTTGTCCCCTAGGGTTTTGGAGGATCTCTGTGTGAAAGAGGTGTTTGGTGTGTCTATGGATGAGGAGTAGTTTCAAATTGATATTCTCGATTCCCTTCTTCTTGAGTCATCAACTTGGTTTAGTGCTCACTTGTTGGAAGATttcatggattcccaactttcaaacttggcccttgattgtctctttcaatcctgaccatccattgccttgtttttgctataaatagagctctcattcctccatttttcatatatccaagtctttagcatcatacttatactaaaatccatccaaactTTAATAtgtcatttgtgctcatcatttaacTTCTCTTTAAAAcatgaattaatctaaatatgctaatttagagtatgtgccttatcatctagcttaaatcatgaactaatatagtatgctaggatagtattgtttactaatcttttcatcttataactagtttattgcctttgtagcatcatgcatagcttaggatgcatctcatattaaaatcaacaaaaacatccctcattcttgcatttgccattcctaaaccattttgctcagtgatctgagagcaaaaacattggtttgagggaccgtgtaagatagagaaccatggaaccatccttgggaagccgAGCCatgcttcatgactccatagcttgcaccaagaagtcctgtgggtgtgtgagcaaggctccatagagctcagtTTTTCACATTGAGTTCTAtcggcccgcttttcccgcatacaacacTTATATAGGAGTTTAATCTCCTATATTATAGGAATCACTAGCTAATAATATGAGTTGTTCTAACAACTTACATACCTATAATCTCTTGTACAACTAATAATATATATTATCCTATAATATTCTAACGAACCACACTAACAATATTATATTCTAACAATAATATTATGTTGTTTATCAAAAACTTTATAGCTAATTAAACACCCACGTGAACTCAAATTCTCAATAGATAAAGCAAAAATATTTACAACATTTTTTTAAACAACCTCGACTTTGTGTTGGATGGTTGTGTAATGTTTTCTCTTTTGTAGTCTCTTAGCTGCTCCTCTTGGTTGTTCTTTGGTGTTTGGTGGTCATTCATGTTATATTCTTCTCTTTTTATAAGGTTCTAGGCCCTTTTAAGACCCTGCTTACCTAATGAAAAAATTGTACTTTTTAGTTAGTTTTGATGCTTTACATTAATTTGAGTATATTACTCTTTAGATTaatgatttttgtaaaaaaaatattgTATCATAACAATGATCAAGAATGCATCATATTTAATGGAAAATGAACACATAGCATATCTCAATGATAGATAAGAAAAAATACAAATCTCATTGTTACCTTTGAAAAATGTATGATAATGGTACGAGTTTTTCTTATCTATCAATTTTTCATTTGAAAAAGATATTTGAACACAAGAATAGGACAACTATGATCCTTTAACAAACATAAATGATCCTTAAAAAACATAATTCATGAGTTAAGGAATAAAACAATCTCAACGTATGGTATTCAAATTGGGTAAGTGTGAAGGAATAAAACAATCTCAACGTATGGTATTCAAATTGGGCAAGTGTTAAGGAATAAAACAATCTCAACGTATGATCTTTTAAGGCCTTAAGTTTTGAAAAATTATTATGCATGTCAAGCAACTATTCACGTTATTGTTGCTACTATTTCGTTCACAAGGAATTAATTAGGGAGCAATTCTTGTTGAGTGCAAAATtttgacatcataagggatgacaCAAAGTTCTCAATTGACTAATGAAATAAGAATCTTTCAATCTATAACCCTAAGCTTTAGAAAGTTGATAATTACAAGAGTTATGGGTAACAACTATGATTCTTTAAAAACATCATTACAAATTCAATAAATTTAAGTCTCATTTTAGAAAAAACAtaatgaaagatttaattaattaaaaagtttTAATATAAGATTTAAATTTGGGAAATGTCAAATAACTATTAGTTTATTTATACATTTGTTCATAAAGAATTTATTAAGAATCAATTCTTAATAAATACAAAATTCTAATATCataaagaatgaaataaaattCTTGAATCCTTTCACTGAAAGGACAATCTCTCAATATCAGCACTGAAACGAAGAGAGTTGATGATTTATATCCAATATCATTATTACAAAACAGAGTTTAAATATTTATCTTCCAAACTAAAAACTGCAATATACCAAATAAAAAAATTACTATCCATAAATTGATAAAAAAAGTGAGACATACATTCATATAAAGATATTAGTAGCTTTACAGAGCCTCCAAAGGATACCATTGTCTCAATTTATGTGGCTCTGGATTATTGTTGATAAAAAACTGTTGGGAGTTGTCATCTTATAACAAGACTAATTAGTTTATTACAATTTTTATGCCTTCAGAATTAGATATCAAACTGACAGTTTTCTGATTGATAAGTTCAAGCTTTTGTGATATACATTTATTGGGGTTCTGACAGTCACATATATGTACCTCCTGACTGTTGATGATGACAAATTTATCTTGTCATTTGGTTCTGTTGTGTAAAATGTTTTTGTCCGCTGACAATTACCTATGATAAACTGCCTAGTGTCCTCCTGTGACAGGATCAATCAACATACTGGCCATTGATCCTCTACATTTCTAGATGGCACAATTCTACTTTTCTCAAATCTCCACCGTATATCCTCAATGTATACTGGTTTTAAGAAATCTTAAAATGTTTATCCTTTCAACAGAAACAAATTCTACCAGATGCCATACTACTATATTAAACCTCCACTTAAAAGGTGTAAAGAGGAATCTTCACAACAGAAACTCATTACTTCCTCTGAAAGTTGAAGCCATAATTCAAAGGCATCTAAACAGAACTACTGTTAAAGTAAAAGAGAACTCCAGCTAGCATCAATACAAGCACTACAAGCCTTGTAAGAGAAGTGCAGAGTATCAAAAAATTGAAACTGTATTCTACTTTGCATTTAGCATAATCAAAGCCTGCAAATATACTAGCCTAGGGTTTACTGAAAGTTCCCTTTGTTCTGATAACAGGGTCTCACAGTAACAGTGCCTGTGATTTTCTTCTAGTATATGTGTGAGATAATTAGAAATTTACAAGATAGGTAAGAATTAGACAGACCCTGGGACTGAGCCTAGCTCTGGACTTGCATTTCAGAAAGCAGATTGCCCTACTTATGTAACTATGAATCCACACAAAAAGCTGAAGTGGGGTTTTATGGGAGAAACTTACTTTTACTTAAGACTTCACCATATTACTAATACTTCTCTGCAACAATCTGCCATATTCGCATCAGATTGTCCTCTGCCATGAAAAACCTATGAAAAAAGCCTTCAGCTTGCAACAGAAGACTTCTGAATTGGGCTACTGGGCTAAAAGGTCTCGATGACTGTAAATCTAAATCCACATGCTTCAATCTCTTGACCAGAGGGGAAACCACTGGTCATGGAACACAGATTGGTAAGATATCATGAACAGCAACAGCAGCACCACCATAGCCACACCCCAGGGAGAGCTCCCTGCCCTGTGAATTGCATCAGGCTCCACCCGGGGCAATATTCCAGCAACTGGTCTTCCCACAGACAGCCAACGAACAGCCAGCAGTAAAATCAGGGGCACAATCATAAACACTATCTTTAACTGATCCATGCTTTCCTCCAGGGTGGATTCAAAAGTCAAGTACCATGACATAAACAGCAACATCAGAACTATGAATAGAAAGAACAATAGCTGAAAAGGGGGAGCGGAATTAATCCCATATCCAGATGTGGTTGCCATTTCAACTCACAGAAGACACCTGTGAAACTGAGCCTAGGAACTCTGTCCTGTGCTGCAGTTGAAGGCTTAGTTATATACAAACAAATGAAAAGATTAAGGTATTGAAGTGGGTTTGCTGGAGGGCATATATATCTCAATCATTATAGGCAGACCCACAACTCTACTAGCAGATTCCATGGTTTCTTACCACCAAAGGAAGGGGGACAGATGGTCTAAAAGTTTTATACTCCACCCAAAAATTGGCGCTTGGACGGTGGCTTTATTTGTGGGGTTTTAACCTCCTtgcaaaagtaaaatatttcaaatcaatgatgatgaaaGTAGCATCCAATTCCTCTGTAAAAtgggattttttttggaaaattataGCCGAAAGAGGGTTTTGTAGCCTCAATCAAAtccttaatttttattattttaagatTATGCTTCTTTTGACAAATAAATTTGCGATTACAATAGCAGACAGGTGGAAAGTCAAGCAAAGCAGCATGATTTAAGGTCAAGATATTAGTAGGTTTTTCAAGTTTGTCACCAAGCGCGTACCGACCAATTTGGCCTATGAAACCCTTCCTTGTggaaattcataatagattttttTTCACACTCTACGCGTAAAATGGATCTTTTGTATACAAAAATCTTGTTGGgttgtaaattaaataaattacaaggaataaataattttatttaagcaAAGAGATTgactaatgtattttttttataggTGTCCAATTCTATTACCGTTCAAATCCGCCAGCCTCCCAATCTAGTTGCACAAAGACTGCGCATTACACGGGTCACCCCGTAAAGAAAATTGATTAATTATTtactaataaaaatatataatttaaataaaataatgataattaattttaggtttaatttcattttgattgtGTACGTTGGTTATTGATTTTTTAAGAGAATTAAGGTTATTATATGATTTTATTCTTTATTTaattgaatattcatttaattattcaaaATTCTGATAtatattgagttttaaattttgattaattaattgttttaagaTAAATAGTCATCTAGTATGGTAGATGTTATCTTAGATTGAAAAAAATGTTATTTACTAATATAGTTTATTTCTACATCTATAGAACAACATGTGTTTGAAGAGGGATGGTATCAATAAACACCATTTTAGAGTTTGCTAGGTTAGGATTGTTATTGTTTGGTTAAATAAATTTTTTGG from Cryptomeria japonica chromosome 3, Sugi_1.0, whole genome shotgun sequence harbors:
- the LOC131054356 gene encoding uncharacterized protein LOC131054356; this translates as MATTSGYGINSAPPFQLLFFLFIVLMLLFMSWYLTFESTLEESMDQLKIVFMIVPLILLLAVRWLSVGRPVAGILPRVEPDAIHRAGSSPWGVAMVVLLLLFFMAEDNLMRIWQIVAEKY